CAGCCCGAGCAGAGCCCGACCACTTCGACGGTCTGGCCCTCGACCACGAAGCCGACGTCGCGGGCGCTGGTGATGATGGCGTCGCTGATGGATTTCTGTTCCAGCTCGATGGCTGCGTGGCACTCGCGGCAGATCAGGAACTGACCCTGGTGCGCGTGCTCCGGGTGGTTGCAGCCGACGAAGGCGTTGAGCGAGGCAATGCGGTGCACCAGGCCGTTTTCCAGGAGGAAATCCAGCGCCCGGTACACCGTTGGCGGCGCGGCGCGGCGGCCGTCCTGCTCGCTGAGCACGGCCAGGATGTCGTAGGCCCCCAGGGGCTTGTGGCTTTGCCACACCAGTTCCAGCACCCGCCGGCGCAGGGCGGTCAGGCGCAGGCCTTGCCGTGCGCACAGAGCGTCGGCCTCAGACAGTGCGCTGTGCACGCAGTGAGAGTGGTCGTGGGGACGGCTGGCGAGGGGTGTTTTAGGCATGAGCGGCGACGAGGTTTGTGAGAGACGTTATTATGTTACCCGTTCTCGCCTCTTCGAGTGTCCATCGTGTCCAGACTTTTTCGCCTTTTTGTCGCTTTTACCTTCAGCCTGTTCGCGATCGGCTCGGCCCAGGCCGAAGTCCGGGTCCTCACCAGCATCAAACCCTTGCAACTGATTGCCGCGGCGGTGCAGGACGGCGTGGCGGTGCCCGAAGTGCTGTTGCCGCCGGGAGCCTCGCCGCACAACTATGCGCTGCGCCCTTCGGACGTGCGCAAGGTGCAAAGCGTCGACCTGCTGTACTGGATCGGCCCGGACATGGAAGGTTTCCTGCCGCGGGTGCTGAAGGGCCGCAGCCTGCCATCGGTGGCGGTGCAGGATCTGCCGGGCATGAAACTTCGCCATTTCGCCGAAGATAGCCATTCTCACGCCGAAGATGCCGACGAACATGACCATGACCACCGCCCTGGCACCCTGGATGCGCACCTGTGGCTGTCGCCGGTCAATGCTCGGGTGATCGCCACCCGCATGGCCGCCGACCTGAGCGCCGCCGACCCGGCCAATGCCGCTCGCTACCAGAGCAACCTGAAAGCCTTCAATGAGCGTCTGGATGCCCTGGACGCCCGCTTGAAAACCCGTCTGGCAGGCATCGCCGGCAAGCCTTACTTCGTCTTCCACGAAGCCTTCGACTACTTCGAAGATGCCTATGGCCTCAAGCACACCGGAGTGTTCAGCGTTGCCGCGGAAGTGCAGCCGGGGGCCCAGCATGTCGCCGCCATGCGCGCGCGGTTGCAGCAAGTGGGCAAGACCTGTGTGTTCAGCGAGCCGCCTCTGCGTCCGCGGTTGGCGGAAACCCTGGTGGCCGGGCTGCCGGTGACGCTGGCGGAGCTGGATGCGCTGGGCGGGTATACGCCCGCGACCGCTCAGGGCTATGAGCAGGTGCTGGAGAAATTGGGGAACGATCTGGCGGGCTGTCTGGAGCAGCTTTAAGCAGGGATTGTTGCGGGGTGTCTTTCGCGGGCAAGCCCGCTCCTACAGGTGCGCTCTGTAGGAGCGGGCTTGCCCGCGAAGCGTTTTACAGGGCGAACGGCAGCGCGATGTTGATCCGTTGCCGCTGTGCCAGGCGCTGCTGGAACTCCATCGGATCGTGAATCAGCACGTCCTGTCCGGCGAAGCTCTCGGCGGCAATCAGCCGTGACAGCCAGAAGCGCACGCAGGCGACCCGCAGCATGGTCGGCCAGAGCTCGGCCTCTGCCGCAGTGAAGGGCCGCAAGCTGGCGTAGGCGCCGAGCAGGGCTCGAGCGCGCTGGCCGTCGATCACGCCTTCGGCGTCGGAGCACCAGTCGTTCAGGGCAATGGCCACGTCGTAGAGCATCGGTCCCGAGCAGGCGTTGTAGAAGTCGATCAGGCCGGTCAGGTGGGTGCCTTCGAACATGGCGTTGTCGCGGAACAGATCGGCGTGGATGTTGGCCCTGGGCAGGGCGAGAATCCGGGTCTTCTGTGCGACGATTTCATCCAGCGCCCGCTGCAGCAGGTCTTGAGCGGCGGCATCCAGGTGCGACAGCAGTTGTGCGCCCTCTTCCTGCATCCAGTCCAGGCCACGATCGGTCTTGCGCTTGATCATGTTGTCCTTGGTGGCCACGTGCAGGTGGCCGAGCAACTCACCGACCTGGGCGCAATGCTGGGCGTTGGCTTCCTTGATGTGCTTGCCCGCCAGCCGCGGTTGCAGCAGCGCCGGCTTGCCCGCCAGCTCCCGCAGGGCGACGCCATCGGTGGTGCGCAGGGCGTAGGGCACCGGCAGGTTGGCTTGGTGCAGCACGTCCAGCAGATCGATGAAGAACGGCATTTCCTGGACCGGGCCGCGCTCCACCAGGGTCAGGACGAATTCGCCCTGTTCCAGGCTGATGAAGAAGTTGGTGTTTTCGCTACCAGCGGCGATCCCCTGGAAGTCAAGCAGGCGGCCGAGCCCATACGGGGCGAGAAAGGTTTCCAGCTCGGGCCGAGCCAGGGGGGTGAACACAGACATGGTTAAAAACTGCCAGTACGGGCGCCGCTATTCAGCCAGCGCCATTGAGTTGAAGTCGGAGTGGCTTACCACTCAAAGATTTTCCACGCAGGGATCAGCATATCCGGCTGATCCGAACGGATGAAGTTACCGTCGGAGCCATCAGCGCGCACCAGGAAATAGGGCTTGCCGCCCTTGGGCGTGACCTTGATGGCGTACAGAAAGCCATTTTGCCGGTATTCCTGGATGGTCTTGTCGCCTTCCGTGCGAATGGTGACTTGCGGGTCCGCTGACGGCGCATCTTCTGCGGCGATCACGGCCATTGGAGCGATTGCAATCAAGCCGGCCAGCAGCAAGCGATTTAGTGTGCGCATGATAACCTTGTCCCTTTGTCGTCAACGGTCCCGCTATTCTAGCGCCGGACCCGCCGAAAAGGTTGATCCCGCTCATGAGCCAAGCCCCCCTCGTCCTGGTGGACGGTTCTTCTTATCTGTACC
This genomic stretch from Pseudomonas sp. Os17 harbors:
- a CDS encoding homoserine kinase; the protein is MSVFTPLARPELETFLAPYGLGRLLDFQGIAAGSENTNFFISLEQGEFVLTLVERGPVQEMPFFIDLLDVLHQANLPVPYALRTTDGVALRELAGKPALLQPRLAGKHIKEANAQHCAQVGELLGHLHVATKDNMIKRKTDRGLDWMQEEGAQLLSHLDAAAQDLLQRALDEIVAQKTRILALPRANIHADLFRDNAMFEGTHLTGLIDFYNACSGPMLYDVAIALNDWCSDAEGVIDGQRARALLGAYASLRPFTAAEAELWPTMLRVACVRFWLSRLIAAESFAGQDVLIHDPMEFQQRLAQRQRINIALPFAL
- a CDS encoding zinc ABC transporter substrate-binding protein ZnuA; translated protein: MSRLFRLFVAFTFSLFAIGSAQAEVRVLTSIKPLQLIAAAVQDGVAVPEVLLPPGASPHNYALRPSDVRKVQSVDLLYWIGPDMEGFLPRVLKGRSLPSVAVQDLPGMKLRHFAEDSHSHAEDADEHDHDHRPGTLDAHLWLSPVNARVIATRMAADLSAADPANAARYQSNLKAFNERLDALDARLKTRLAGIAGKPYFVFHEAFDYFEDAYGLKHTGVFSVAAEVQPGAQHVAAMRARLQQVGKTCVFSEPPLRPRLAETLVAGLPVTLAELDALGGYTPATAQGYEQVLEKLGNDLAGCLEQL
- the zur gene encoding zinc uptake transcriptional repressor Zur produces the protein MPKTPLASRPHDHSHCVHSALSEADALCARQGLRLTALRRRVLELVWQSHKPLGAYDILAVLSEQDGRRAAPPTVYRALDFLLENGLVHRIASLNAFVGCNHPEHAHQGQFLICRECHAAIELEQKSISDAIITSARDVGFVVEGQTVEVVGLCSGCQGA
- a CDS encoding DUF2782 domain-containing protein — translated: MRTLNRLLLAGLIAIAPMAVIAAEDAPSADPQVTIRTEGDKTIQEYRQNGFLYAIKVTPKGGKPYFLVRADGSDGNFIRSDQPDMLIPAWKIFEW